The following is a genomic window from Amycolatopsis acidiphila.
CCGCCGAGGACCACCGCGAGGAGATCGAGGAGGTGATCAAGGGCGCCGACATGGTCTTCGTGACCGCAGGCGAAGGCGGCGGCACCGGTACCGGTGGCGCTCCCGTGGTCGCCTCGATCGCCCGCAAGCTCGGCGCGCTGACCATAGGAGTCGTCACCCGCCCTTTCACCTTCGAGGGCAAGCGTCGCGGCAAGCAGGCCGAGGACGGCATCCAGGCACTGCGCAACGAGTGCGACACCCTGATCGTGATCCCCAACGACCGGCTGCTGCAGCTCGGTGACATCGGCGTCAGCCTGATGGACGCCTTCCGCTCGGCCGACGAGGTACTGCTCTCCGGTGTCCAGGGCATCACCGACCTGATCACCACCCCGGGCCTGATCAACCTGGACTTCGCGGACGTCAAGTCCGTCATGTCCGGCGCGGGCAGTGCCCTGATGGGCATCGGCTCGGCCCGCGGCGAGGGCCGCGCGGTGCAGGCCGCGGAGAAGGCGATCAACTCCCCGCTGCTGGAGGCCTCGATGGAGGGCGCGCACGGCGCGCTGCTGTCCATCGCGGGCGGCTCGGACCTCGGCCTGTTCGAGATCAACGAGGCCGCGTCGCTGGTGCAGGAGTCCGCGCACCCGGACGCCAACATCATCTTCGGCACGATCATCGACGACTCGCTCGGCGACGAGGTCCGCGTCACGGTGATCGCGGCCGGGTTCGACGCGGGCGCGCCCACGCACAAGAAGCTGGAGCCGCCCGCCATGGGCTCGCGGCCGTCGGGCAGCACCGTCTCCGCCGAGGCCGGCCAGGTTCGCACCCCGGCGCCGGCGACACCGCCGCCCGCGTCCGGGGCCTACCCGCCGGTCACGCCGCCGCGGAACCCGGCGTCCACGAGCTACCAGCCGCAGTCGCCGTCCCTGCCGCAGCCGGGCGGCAGCGCCCGCGGCTACCCGGCGCCGCGCAACGGCCAGGGCAGCCTGCCCAACCGCGCCGTGCCGGTCACCGACGACCCCACCGACGACGAAGTCGACGTGCCGCCCTTCATGCGCCGCTGACCCCCGCGCTCGTTCGTGGGAAGGTGAAGGGGTGCGCATCAGACGGGTGGTGACCACCCGGGCCGGTGGGGCCTCGGTGGGGAAGTTCGAGTCGTTCAACCTCGGCGATCACGTGGGGGACGACCCCGCGGCGGTCGCGGCCAACCGGAAACGGCTGGCCGCCGAGCTGGGCCTGACGAAGATCGCCTGGATGGAACAGGTGCACGGGCGGACCGTCACGGTCGTCGACGGCACCGAGACCGCGCCGGCCGAGGCGACCGACGCGCTGGTGACCGCCACCCCTGGTGTCGCCGTCGTGGTGCTCGTCGCCGACTGCGTGCCGGTGCTCCTGGGTGACGCCGAAGCCGGAGTGGTCGCCGCGGTCCACGCCGGCCGCGTGGGCGCGCGGATCGGCGTCCTCCCGGCGGCGCTGAAGGTGATGCAGGAGGTGGGCGCCGAGCTCGGGCGCATCGAGGTACTGCTCGGCCCGGCCATCTGCGGTGAGGACTACGAGGTGCCCGCCGAGATGGCCCGCGACGTCGAAAAGCACCTGCCCGGCAGCGCGACCAGGACCCGCAAGGGCACCCCCGGGCTCGACCTGCGGGCCGGACTGTGGCGGCAGCTCGCGGACGCCGGGGTCGGCAAGATCGGCGTGGACCCGCGCTGCACCTTCGAGGAGCAGAGCCTGTTCAGCTACCGCCGCGACGGCACCACCGGCCGGATCGCGGCGCTGACCTGGACCGAGCCGGAATGAGCGACGACCGCAAGGCCGCGCTGGCGAAAGCACTCGAACAGGTCGAAGAACGCGTCCGGCGTGCCTGCGAAGCGGCCGGGCGGGCCCGTGCCGAGGTTCGCATGC
Proteins encoded in this region:
- the ftsZ gene encoding cell division protein FtsZ; translation: MTPPHNYLAVIKVVGIGGGGVNAVNRMIEVGLKGVEFIAVNTDAQALLMSDADVKLDIGRELTRGLGAGANPEVGHKAAEDHREEIEEVIKGADMVFVTAGEGGGTGTGGAPVVASIARKLGALTIGVVTRPFTFEGKRRGKQAEDGIQALRNECDTLIVIPNDRLLQLGDIGVSLMDAFRSADEVLLSGVQGITDLITTPGLINLDFADVKSVMSGAGSALMGIGSARGEGRAVQAAEKAINSPLLEASMEGAHGALLSIAGGSDLGLFEINEAASLVQESAHPDANIIFGTIIDDSLGDEVRVTVIAAGFDAGAPTHKKLEPPAMGSRPSGSTVSAEAGQVRTPAPATPPPASGAYPPVTPPRNPASTSYQPQSPSLPQPGGSARGYPAPRNGQGSLPNRAVPVTDDPTDDEVDVPPFMRR
- the pgeF gene encoding peptidoglycan editing factor PgeF, producing the protein MRIRRVVTTRAGGASVGKFESFNLGDHVGDDPAAVAANRKRLAAELGLTKIAWMEQVHGRTVTVVDGTETAPAEATDALVTATPGVAVVVLVADCVPVLLGDAEAGVVAAVHAGRVGARIGVLPAALKVMQEVGAELGRIEVLLGPAICGEDYEVPAEMARDVEKHLPGSATRTRKGTPGLDLRAGLWRQLADAGVGKIGVDPRCTFEEQSLFSYRRDGTTGRIAALTWTEPE